The Fluviispira sanaruensis sequence CGGTAAGTGGGTCATGCGTACAGCTGAGTCTGTTCGGTTAACGTGCTGACCACCTGCTCCACCTGCACGGTAGGTATCAATTTTTAAGTCACTTTCTTTTAATTCAACATTAATGTCATCATCAATGACAGGACTGACAAAAACAGAACAAAATGAAGTATGTCTTCGTGCATTTGAATCATAAGGAGAAATACGAACAAGTCTATGCACACCATTTTCTGATTTTAATAATCCGTAAACATATTCACCATCAATGGTGATTGTAGCATTTTTAATACCAGCACCATCACCCTCCAACTCATCGACAACTTCAGCTTTAAATCCTTTTCTATCAGCAAAGCGTAAGATCATTCGCATGATCATCATTGCCCAATCACAGGCTTCTGTGCCACCAGCTCCTGCATTGATAGTCACAATTGCACTATTTTTATCCGTTTCGCCCGATAAAAGCCTTCTCGTTTCTAAGCTTTGCACTTCTTTAGCGAGTTCTTCAACCCCAGTATCAGCTTCTTTTATAGACTGCTCATCACCCTCTTCGCCAAATTCAATCGCAACGAGAATGTCTTCAAACTTTTTCAGAAGTGACTCACAAGATAAAATCCCATCTTCGATATTCTTTTTTTCTTTTAATAATGCTGAAGATTTTTTTCTATCGTTCCAAAAATGAATATCTGTATTGCTTTCTGACTCGATTTCAAGAACCCTTTTGCGTTTTAATGGAGTGTCAAAGATACCTCCGAATAGGTTCAAATTTTTCTCGAATTTCTTCAAGTAAAGACCGTTGAAGTTCACTCATTTTTCACTCCTAATTCAATACACGCAAAAAAGAACCCGTCTGTGTTAGTATAAAAAAAAGATGGGCTCTTTTAAAAAAATATAGGCACCACTCAGTGGCCAAGAGCAAACGATATGGTATCTACCTCCTTTGTGCAACTTTTTTCTATGAGGGAATCAGTATGAGTCTTGTTTGCCCAATTCCAGTTCATGATCATTTAATAGATTGTGGCTTTGCAGAGTTAGGATATTTTAAAATAATAATTTTAGGGATTATTCAAGGCATAACTGAACTTTTACCCATTAGTAGCACAGCTCATTTAAGAGTCATTCCAGCATTTTTAGGTTGGCAAGATCCAGGGACTCCTTTTACAGGTGCAGTTCAACTTGCTAGCTTTTTTGCAGTTATGATTTATTTCAGAAAAGAAATAGCAAAAATATTCTTTGGCACCTTATCAAGTATTAAAGATCGAAATTTTTCCTCACCAGATTTTAGACTTGGCATAGGAATCATTATTGGAACGATTCCAGTGGGTATTATGGGTCTTTTATTAAAATCAACTCTCAACTCACCAAACTCTCCTTTAAGATCATTATATGTAATAGGAGTTGCATGTATTATAATGGGAATTTTATTTATTATTGCAGAAAAAATTTCTAAACATAAAAGAGACTTTAGCAAATTGACTTTTAAAGATTGCTTAATCGTTGGCTTGGCTCAAGTTGCAGCACTTATTCCAGGGGTATCTCGATCAGGCTCAACGATCACAGCAGGACTTTTTCTCGGCTTAAAAAGAGAAACAGCTGCAGCATTTTCTTTTATTTTAGGCGTACCTGTTATTGTTGGTGCTGGGCTTAAAGAAATACATGAAATGTATAATGCAGGTATGATTGCGCAAGGATGGTCTGTCCTTGCCGTAGGACTTATTACTGCCTCTATAGCTGCATTTTTGGCTGTTTTTGCTTTAATGAAATATCTGGAAAGACGTTCAACCCTCATTTTTGCGTGGTATCGACTTCTTCTTGGGTTTATTCTTATTTTGGGAACATATCTTGGTTGGATTCACTGATTTTTTGTTCCCTACATATACGTAATATTAAAGGTTATACATGCAATCTGCGCATTTACAAAGCAAATACGAAACTTCTTGGCATCCCAGTAGCTGGAAAAGCTATGATACGGTTCAACAACCTCTATACGAAAACAAAAATCTTTTAGAACAGTGTCTCTTAAATTTAAAAAGCAGTGTGAATTTAGTAACCGAAGAGGAAATAAATTCTATCCAATATTATATTCAAGAAGCTGCTAAAGGAAATGTTTTTATTTTACAAGCTGGAGATTGCGCAGAAACATTTTTGGATTGTAATAAGTTTAATGTTAAAACACGAGTTCAACATTTGCAAAACTTGGCTGAAAATTTAAAAAATATTTTAAATAAACCTATAGTCATTATAGGCAGAATTGCGGGTCAATATGCAAAACCGCGTTCTCATTTATTAGAAACAATTAATAATATATCTCTTCCTTGTTATAGAGGCGATATTATTAATGGTTTTGACTTTAATGGAGAAGCAAGAAAAGCCGATCCATTAAGATTGATCCGCGCTTATGAATGTTCAAAATCAACGTTTACTTGGATAAAAGATTATTTAAGACTAAATTTAGATATTAAAAATAACTTATTTTTCTGCTCGCATGAAGCTTTGCACTTAGATTATGAATCCGCATTGACACGTTGTTCTCCAAAATCTGGAAAATGGTATAATTATGGAACACATTTTCTTTGGCTTGGCGAAAGAACAAAAAATATTCATGGAGCACATGTTGAATATTTAAGAGGAATTTCAAACCCAATCGGTATTAAAGTGGGACCTAATACTACCCCAAATGAACTTGTTTCTTTAGTTAAATTATTAAATCCAGAAAATAAGCAGGGACGTATTACTTTAATCACTCGATTTGGTGCAGATGTAGCACATAGTATTTTGCCTTCACTACTTGATAAAATTAAGAATACACATCTATCTGTTTCTTGGAGTTGCGACCCTATGCATGGCAATGCAGAAAAGACTCAGCACGATATAAAGACAAGATATTTTAAAAAGATATGGCAAGAGCTCAATGAAACTATTAACATTCATAAAAAATATGGCTCTATTTTGACTGGTGCTCATTTTGAGATATCCCCTATCAACGTAACTGAATGTGTTGGAGGATCTGCTAATATTACCGAAGAGCAACTCAAAACCAATTATTTGACATTTTGTGACCCACGCTTAAATCGCGATCAAAGTATTGAAATAGTTGATAAACTAGCTAATCATTTACTTCTAACTTAGCTTTTTAAAGCACATAAAATAATTTTTATTATTCAAACTAAATCCTCTTTAATTGACTCTAATCTATACTTGCTTCACAATAGTATTAATTCTATTTTAAGATGGTTAAAGTTCCTTGTAAAAAAGTGAGTGTGCATATGGCTTTTGCAAAAAATTTAATAAGAAAATTAAAAAAGAAATTGAAGAGAACTTAAAAAAATTTCATATGGAACAAGTAAATGTGAATTAAAAAGTACTTTTACTTCGCTATTTGTTTATAAATCGTATTTGCGATTCTTAAACTCAACGCAGCTATTGTTCCTGTTGGGTTAACACATGCGGATGAAGGCATAACACTGCTCGAAGCAATATATAGATTATTATTTTCATGAGTGCGACAATCTTTATTGACCACAGAGTCTTTTTCAGTACTTCCCATTATCGTTGTACCCATAATATGATTGTTGGGATCGAAGCCTTTGGCTTTTGTAATTTCCTCTGCTCCTAACATTTTCGCAATTTCATTCATTTTAGCAATTGTATCTACTCCACTTTTCTTAACATAATCCTCAATTGAATAATGAATAAGTGGTCTTTTGATACCGATTGCGTCTACTTTATTACTTAATGAAACTCTATTATTAAAATCAGGTAACTGTTCGTGAAAACTTCCTATTCCAAAAGTTCGGATAGCTCTATATTTAAATTTTTCTTTGAGTTCATTACCAGTATAACCTTGCTCGATGAGGGAATCTGAAATTTCTTTAAAATTCACTTGTGTGCCAAAATGAATTTTCTTT is a genomic window containing:
- a CDS encoding 3-deoxy-7-phosphoheptulonate synthase translates to MQSAHLQSKYETSWHPSSWKSYDTVQQPLYENKNLLEQCLLNLKSSVNLVTEEEINSIQYYIQEAAKGNVFILQAGDCAETFLDCNKFNVKTRVQHLQNLAENLKNILNKPIVIIGRIAGQYAKPRSHLLETINNISLPCYRGDIINGFDFNGEARKADPLRLIRAYECSKSTFTWIKDYLRLNLDIKNNLFFCSHEALHLDYESALTRCSPKSGKWYNYGTHFLWLGERTKNIHGAHVEYLRGISNPIGIKVGPNTTPNELVSLVKLLNPENKQGRITLITRFGADVAHSILPSLLDKIKNTHLSVSWSCDPMHGNAEKTQHDIKTRYFKKIWQELNETINIHKKYGSILTGAHFEISPINVTECVGGSANITEEQLKTNYLTFCDPRLNRDQSIEIVDKLANHLLLT
- a CDS encoding undecaprenyl-diphosphate phosphatase; its protein translation is MSLVCPIPVHDHLIDCGFAELGYFKIIILGIIQGITELLPISSTAHLRVIPAFLGWQDPGTPFTGAVQLASFFAVMIYFRKEIAKIFFGTLSSIKDRNFSSPDFRLGIGIIIGTIPVGIMGLLLKSTLNSPNSPLRSLYVIGVACIIMGILFIIAEKISKHKRDFSKLTFKDCLIVGLAQVAALIPGVSRSGSTITAGLFLGLKRETAAAFSFILGVPVIVGAGLKEIHEMYNAGMIAQGWSVLAVGLITASIAAFLAVFALMKYLERRSTLIFAWYRLLLGFILILGTYLGWIH
- the prfB gene encoding peptide chain release factor 2 (programmed frameshift), producing MSELQRSLLEEIREKFEPIRGIFDTPLKRKRVLEIESESNTDIHFWNDRKKSSALLKEKKNIEDGILSCESLLKKFEDILVAIEFGEEGDEQSIKEADTGVEELAKEVQSLETRRLLSGETDKNSAIVTINAGAGGTEACDWAMMIMRMILRFADRKGFKAEVVDELEGDGAGIKNATITIDGEYVYGLLKSENGVHRLVRISPYDSNARRHTSFCSVFVSPVIDDDINVELKESDLKIDTYRAGGAGGQHVNRTDSAVRMTHLPTGIVVQSQQQRSQIQNRETCIKLLKAKLYELELNKRQAESKAIEDAKMENAFGSQIRSYVLHPYKLVKDVRTLAQSSDPSVVLDGDIEEFCVEYLRQHAAGQFIGKGGGSDELDS